The Arachis ipaensis cultivar K30076 chromosome B05, Araip1.1, whole genome shotgun sequence nucleotide sequence TATaatgaattttaatttcttattccTCTTCACTCATAAATATCTGGAGAAGTACTGCCAAAGGCATCAGGACGTCGTGAATAGTACGAAGGCGAGTTTCTCAAATCTGGAGTATCGCATCTCAACGTTTTGGAGAAACCTTACTTATGAAGTATACAGGGATTTGTGTCCTTTGCTCGTCTTCTTGGATGAGAGCTGCTGCTATCGCTTCCTCCATTATAAAAATGTAGAGGTAAAAAGTCTCTCCCATTCTTGGTCTTGAGAGTATGGGGGCTTTGCTAGTATTCTTTTGAAGTGCTGAAAAGCCTCTTCGCATTTCACATATGAACAATGTGCCCTTTTTCATGAGTTTGAAGAAATGGATGGCTTTTTGGGCCGAGGCTCCGAGGAAGCATGAGAGAGCACTGAGTTGTCCTGTTAGTCTTTAGACGTCCTTGAGGTTTACAGGGCTGCTCATCTCAAGGATGGCCTTAAACTTTTTTGGGTTTATCTCTACTCCTCGTTGTGTGATCATGAAACCCAGGAACTTCCCGACCTCCATGCTAAAGGTGCACTTTGTCAGGTTGAGACGCATTTCTTGCTTCCTTAATGCACCCAATATAAGCTTTAGGTCCTTAATGACTTCCTCTCTAGTTTGAGTTTTGGCTATCATGTCGTCAATGTAGACCTCCAATTTGGTCCCCGAGAGATCTTTAAAGATCTTGGTGACGAGCCGCTGGTAGGTAGCCTCAAAATTTTTCAGTTTAAAGGGCATGGCTGTATAGCAGTATGTGTCTTCGGGGGTTATGAACGCGGTTTTCTTCTCGTCTGGTCGGTGCATTGGTATCTGATTGTACCCAGAGCACATGTCCATAAAGCTGAGGTACTAGTCTCCCAAGGCAGCATCTACTACTCCATCAATGTTTGGCAAAAGGGAAGTCATCTTTTGGACAAGATTTGTTCAGTGACTCTGTTGCGGTGGCTTTGTAGGTTTTCATTTCGGagtccgagtttgtcgaaggctatTCTAAAAAGGATGTTTGAATTAACTCTGGTGTCTACTAGTATTCGTTTTACTAATCCGATTCTGACCTTTACTGACAGACAGGGGGTCGTGTTTTGTCTTTCACGGCTAGTACTTGAAGATCTTTTTTCAGCTTTGACTTGGATTTTTTCGGTGCATCTTTTCCCGTAATCACATTCACTATTATAGTCGGGTCAGTTTCTGGGCTTTCCTAGTGCGCTTGTCTCATCATTCTAGGATTTCACCCTTCTCGCTCTGGTGATCTTTCACGTTCGACTTTTCGGGGTTCCCGGATGATCTTGGCAAAATCAGGAAGTTTGCTGTCTCGGATGGCTTGTTCTAGGGCATCTTTATGGTCGAAGCAGTCTTGAGTCTTGTGGTCGTATCTCCTGTGATAGTCGCAATATAGGCTTTTGTTGTCGCCTGTTCATTCCTTCAATTGTCGTGCCTTCAGGAGGATGTCTCGCTCTGCTATCTGGTGATAGATTTCTGTAATCAGGGCTGGTAGGGGTGTGTAGTTTGTGAATTTTCCCACTCTGGGTGGTCGGTTGGTGGGGGCGGGTTTTAAGTACTCATTTGGGGGTTTCTTTGGGAAGGGTTTGCTTTGTGGCACCGTCTTGCCAAGGTGGTGCCTATTGGCGGCCACGACTTGGCTGACCTCTTCATTGTTTATGTACTCCCTTGCCACGTTCTGAATTTCATGCATTGTCCACACTGATTTGGTGGTTAAGTGCTTCCAAAATTCTTCATTCATGAGTCCGTTAGTCAGATAAAGGCTGGCCAGGGAGTCCGTGAGCCTGTCGACCGTTAGGCACCGTCATTGAACCTGTCGAGGTACTTTCTCGTGGGTTCGTCTTGTCGTTGGGTGACTCCGAGCAGGATGATCGAGTGCTTAGCTTTGGCAATTCTAGTAGTAAATTGTGCCATAAACTTCCTGGAGATATCGTCAAAAACGGCGATCGAGTCGTTCGGCAGGGCGTTAAACCAGGAATTCTCTGCTTCGAACTGTGTTGGCggctccttccaggttcatcctagCTTCGAAAGTCATTAGGTGTTCCTAGGGGTCTTTGATACTATTGTATTTCATATCGGTCGGTTTGTCAAAACCTTTTGGTAGCTTGGCTTTTAGGATTCTTTCAGAGAACGGGGTGGCTCCTATTATGATGTACTCGCTTTTTGTCCTTTGGGATCTTGGCGGTTCCTTCTATCTTTATCACTTCGTTGGCATTCTGGTTCGTGGGAGATGCTACGATTTTGGCGTTTACTATGATACTGATCAGGGGATTTCTTGTTTCGGGTATCTCGCCGTGATCGACTCTTAGAGGTCGTTTGACTTGTATGTTCTAGCTAGTATCGCTCTTTGGAAACATTTTGGCCCTCTAGGGTCTGTACCCTCCCAAACAGCTCTTGAATTATCTGGATCGCCTTTTCTCTCAAGCCGTCGATATTTTTGGGAATCCCGTTTTCTCGTACTTGTACTGCACTAGTTACCTTCCTGTGGGTTGGCAGGGGAGTATTGCTTTATGGCTTGTATGTTAGGTTTGGTGGGTCTGGTTCATGGTGATGACTTAAGGATCGCTCCTCGAATTCCTCCACCATGCTGTCAAGACATGGCTGGTCCCCATAGATGGcaccaatgtacaagatgtcACTCGTACAGGTTGTGAGAGGGATCAGATACTAGCGGTCTTGATGATGACATGTCAGACTCTTGGATCGGTGGGGGGCGATACCTACAAAGACACTCTGATGCTCAAGTCGGAATAGATCTGAGAGGTATAGGAGGGGATTAGTCACATACCTGAGGGAGCCTTTAGTTCTGTTTAtatcatggttctgaaaatcggaccggactAGCTGGTCGAATCGGTTCAACTGGAACCGGCGATAAAAGCGGTCTGGTCTGCTGCCTATAACCGCTAGAGAGAGAACCACTTCAAAACTACCGAACCAGCCGAGAACTGGCCAGTTGTACCGGACCGGTAACCTGCTAGTTCGAATAAAATGACACCGTTTTATTTATCTATATAAAAAAAAGCCAGAACCATTCGTGAACCAACCCCTCCTCCTTTTCCCCCCAATCATTCGTGCACTCCCTAGAGACCTCCGAAACAAAGCAAAACCCTAGCCCTTCATTGCTGCCGCCGTTCCAAGGTCCTCAACACCACCGCCGTCCCTAGGTCCTCAATGccacttcttcttcctcttccctaTGTCCGGAAACGAGGTAGCTCAGCACGTCATCTTCATCTTCGCTGGCTTCTCTGTTCGTGGCTTAGAGCAGCTCGTCGTCGGTGCGCCTCTTACCGTTGTCTCGCCTATCGCCTCATCTCGCTGGTTGTCGTCCGTGTCTCTGTCGAAGGTTAGTGGTCCTGCTTTCAATTCTTTGCTTTCActtcttccttttaatttttgaatgtttggtcttctactttgtttgaagttatgaaattgttgttcaatttttttctatttttcttgtaATGTTTTGTAACTGCCTGTTGCTGATGGATCTGTCTTGTATTTACTGGTTGGTGATGGctgtaaaattttttttcaaatttactaATGGCTCGATGGCTCTATTAGTCTGTTTTAGTGTTTTACTGTTTTGTAATTGCTGGAAATTTACTGATGGCTCTGTTTTGTAATTACTAGTTGCTAATGGctcttaatttttttgttcaaatttactGATGGCTTTTTTTGTAATTGCTGGTTTTGCTGGGTGAAGGTTTAgtattttagaatattttataaTGTGCTAATGTTTGTAATTACTGCCTTTGTTTGTAATTGCTAGGTGAAGGTTTAGTATTTTGTGATTATTGGTTaatattttggtttgtttgttgctgaatgctgTAAGCGAAATTTAAATATGGTCTTGTTgatgatttttttatttctcaTTGTGCTGCGGCTATTTTTAATGTcgtatttattttattaatttcagttatggataagagtattaatcaagaagcaaTTGTTGATAATAATGCATCTGTGAATAATAATTTGCCTGCCAATCCTGCTATTTCGAATGATGTTGCTAATTCTAATCCCCTAGTACTAACGATAGTCAGTCACAAGGTTCTTCTAATTTACACGGAAGAACAGATTTAGCTTGGAAGTATGTTGCTCTACAAATAGTGAATGAAAAACCACAATATCAATGTTTATTTTATCTACAAGTTTTCAATGGAGGCGAAATTCACAGGATGAAGAAAGATCTAGCAAAGATTATTGGAGACGTGAAAAATGTCCTAAAGTTCCATATGATGTGGAAAAATAgatgaaaaatttattgaaagaAATTCAGACcaacaaaaacaaatgaaaagtAAGTTTTAGTGAAAAAGGCGGTGATGAGGTAGAGGATGCAATTGATGAAGCAACAGCTCAAGAAGAACAGCAGCATACTTCGAGTCAGCAAGTGGTTGGAGGCGATGCAAAAAAGAAAGTCAAAGTCATTCTTCCTATGTTTGTACCAAGAACAACTCCAGGAGCTCAACCAAGTCTTAAAAGTGTTTTGCAAAATAAAGAGGCGATACACGAGGTTGATAAATGGTTTGCTTGGTGGCTTTTGGATTGTAAAGTTAAATTTAATGTTGTGATGTCACCATTTTTCCAAGATATGCTAGATGGTGTTGCTGGTATTGGACCTGGTTACAAGGGTCCTTCTTATGATAAGTTAAGGGTTCACTTGTTAGCTTATCGTAAAAGAGAATGTCAAATGCTAGTTGATAGTTATAGGAGTGCATGGAGAGAAACTGGATGTACCCTCATGGCTGATGGTTGGACAAATCAAAGACAAAGAACGTTAATTAATTTCCTGGTGTATTGTTCTAAAGGTTTGTGCTTTGTGAAATCAATAGATGCTTCTAGTATCATAAAAAATGCTTCACACTTGTACAGTTTGTTTTCTGAGGTGATTGAATGGATTGGCCATAATGATATTTTGCATGTTGTGACTGACAATGCGGCCAATTATGTTGCTGCTGGTAGGCTTATCAATCAGAAATATGATAATATCTATTGGTCACCATGTGCTACTCATTGccttaatcttattttaaaagatATAAGCAGCATGGCGCATATTTCTAACCTTGCAACATGTGCTTCAAAGATCACAGTATTTGTGTACAATCATATGATTTTCTTATCTTAGCTTAGAAAAAGACCTAATTGGAGAGAAATTGTACGTTTTGGTGCAACCCATTTTGCAATCGTGTTTATCACATCGAAGAGCATCTTTGAGCGTAAAACGGATTCGTAAGCATTGATTGTAGATTCATTCTTTACTAGTCACAAATTAGAAAAGATTTCTACTAATAGAGTTATGAGTGCTATTATTTTGGATAGCAAATTTTGAGATGATTGCTTTACTGCATGTAAACTTGTGGGGCCTCTGATTAAATTGCTGAGGATTGTGGATGCTGATAACAAACCATCTTTGGGATATGTTTATTAAGGAATGCTAAAGGCAGAAGATGCAATTAAAAAGATGTTTAAGCAAAACAAGACTGCATATCAACCGTACACAGATATTATCAACTCAAGATGGGACAAGCGTTTGAAGAAAGATCTTCATGCGGCAGCTTACTTCCTGAATCCTGcattcttttttaataaaaattataaagaaGCACCTAATGTTATGCGAGATTTGCTTGATCTTGTTACCTTATTGCAAGTGTAACAATTTGGATTCAGTTGAGGTAATAAAagaaatatatttatataaagaTCGGAAGGAAAACTCTTTTAGACGAGAAGCTATTCTAGCTGCATCTAAACTTAAGCCTGGTAAGAATATTTGAATATTTGTTTAAGTAATAGTAACTTATTTTATGCTTTTATGTTCTTAATTGATAACTTCTAATATGTTATCGTTTTATAATTGGTAGATGAATGGTGGAGGTTATTTGGTAGTTCTGCTCCATGTTTACAAAAGATAGTTATTCGCATTCTTAGCCAAGCATCTGCTTCTTCTAGGTGTGAGAGAAATTGGAGTCTTTTTTACCAGATTCAtataaaaagaagaaatagaatggAGCATGATAGACTAAATGATATTATTTATGTTACTTATAATTTGCATCTTAAATCTAGGTAATATATGTTTCATGCAATATTATATTATTTCATATGTAATCTTCATCATACAAATTTGTAAATTATCaattattcatatattttatttaactttttaggaaggaaaaagaaaaaagaaaacaaaagatacAATATAATCCAATTGATTATAAAAGCATCAATTTAGTTGACTTTTGGGTGACGGAAGAGGTTGCAGACAAAGCCTGATCTTTCTAGTAATTTAGATGACTTATTGCGTAAGTATTATAGTTTATTTTCTAATGATTTATTAGAAtatttttagtttataatataatgataatatgtGTATTTTATTAGGTGATATTGATGCTGATTTATATCAAAGTGGTGGTGGTAGTAGTGGTCTTTATGTTGCATCTCTTGATTCTTCTGCTCAAGAGGGTGGAAATGAAGGTGAAGATGATCCCACTGAAGCAAATTTGCAACAAGTTCTTgcagattttgatgattgataaatcatgatgttgggatttaatatttagatatgtttattactatttaacttttgagtttatattttgataagatcatatgaatttggttgatgatattttatatagtgttttaaatttcgaagatattttaagatatatattagactataattatattttagaatgtttattcataatttatttattattctattctaaaatGGTTTTTGCAGTTAAACTACTGGTTATACCGGTTGGACCAATAAACCAGTAAACTAGTGATTAGAGTAATTTGATGATCGGTCCGGTTTTCAAAACCTTGGTTTAAATAATGTGTAGTTGTTATCTTATGTTGTTGGCCAAGATAGGATAAAGGAGGTATTTAAATTTGGATGTTAGACTAAGAATTCCTACACCGGTTTGCGATTACTTGGCCTGGGGCCATGGTGGTGACCCAAGCCCGGGTAACCAGGTTCGTCGTTTACTGTGCAAAAGAACCTGGATACCGGGTATAGAATAGtcaccaatgcaaatatcatcaacattgatattattttattttatttcttgttCAATGTTATTTTTTCCTTTAAAATATTTTCGTactacaaatattttttttttcgctatatcTTTTTCAGCAATGGACTTTAATGTCTCTACTTAATCATCATTGGTGAaggaatttttaaaaaataaacttaTTAATAGTTTATGAGAGTTTAAATCTtcacaaattacaaataaaactcCTATAAAATTaatctttattattatttaactaattttttgaacaaaattaaaaaaatagagaagaacCAGGTTGaattttactataaatactaTAATGCAATGTGATGCCATACATACCAGCATCCTTCCTCCTTTACACTGAGCAGCACCAAGAGCTCCACGAGTTCATCCAACTCCTTAGAGGACTGCCCACCATTTCCAACAGCCTTCGCGGCTTCCTCCCTCAACCACTTTGCCTTCCTCCTCCGTGGGTTTTCCGGCCCCATCGTGCCTGCAATGGCCCGGCCCAACTCATCCGGATCGGGTGTCAAACTGGCCCCCTCGCACACCGTCACTCCCACCCCCATGTCTTTCACCAATAGCCTGGCGTTCACGAACTGGTCAGCCTCCATGGGCCACCCAAGAATCATGACTCCCGCCGTCACAGCCTCCAGCACCGAGTTCCACCCACAGTGGCTCAAGAACCCGCCCACGGCCCGGTGGCCCAAAATCGCCACCTGCGGAGCCCAGCTCCTCACCACAAGACCACGACCCGAAACCCGTTCAGCAAACCCATCTGGTACGGGTCCGCACCCTTCCTTCACGACCCAAACGAATGGAATCATCGATCTTTCCAATCCTAAAGCAAGCCCTTCCATTTGTTGCTTTGTTAACACTTTCTGACTCCCAAAGCAGACATACAAAACTGCACCCTCCTCCCACTTATTCAACCACCTCAGCAAAGTGTCATGTCCTTTTTCGTTCAGGCTCTGGTCGGCCCGATTGAAACCCAACGGGCCGACAGCAAGGACCCTTCGGGGTTTTAAGTCAGCTCGAAGATGGTTCAAATATGGTTCTTCCAAGGCCTGGAACGTGTTGAACACCGATGCCCAGCTTGTGGGATTCGCAAATGCGAATCCCTCTTTGACCAGCTCGGCGTCCGGGTCAGAATCCTTGTATCGGAGGAAAATGGAAGGAAGATGCTCCCGCGGAAACGATGGTGTTCCGGGGAGGCCAGGGAACTCAAACTCTGTGGTTTGCGGCGGAAGGGGAAGGAGGTTCCGCCAGCAGTGGTGGGAGACGGCGGTGAGGAAGGCGCCGGAGGAGAAGAATGCAATTCTCTTGATACCGATTTTGTCAGCGAGTTGTTGAGTCCATCCAAGGAAGAAATCAGAGATGAGAGCCAAAGGGGGGTTGATTTGGGATCTAAACCACTGGATGATTGGGGTTTGGAGTTTAGAGAGGGCGTTGATGAAGGGGTAGTTTCCAGTGTTACCAACCTCACGGACGTTTTCTGCACCCGCGGGGAGGTTGGGGTGAGAAGGGAAAGGGAGCGTAAGTGTA carries:
- the LOC107643743 gene encoding UDP-glycosyltransferase 89A2 isoform X2, producing the protein MSKPHILVFPYPAQGHMLPLLDLTHKLALYGLTITIIITPNNLPTLEPLLTTHTTTIHTLTLPFPSHPNLPAGAENVREVGNTGNYPFINALSKLQTPIIQWFRSQINPPLALISDFFLGWTQQLADKIGIKRIAFFSSGAFLTAVSHHCWRNLLPLPPQTTEFEFPGLPGTPSFPREHLPSIFLRYKDSDPDAELVKEGFAFANPTSWASVFNTFQALEEPYLNHLRADLKPRRVLAVGPLGFNRADQSLNEKGHDTLLRWLNKWEEGAVLYVCFGSQKVLTKQQMEGLALGLERSMIPFVWVVKEGCGPVPDGFAERVSGRGLVVRSWAPQVAILGHRAVGGFLSHCGWNSVLEAVTAGVMILGWPMEADQFVNARLLVKDMGVGVTVCEGASLTPDPDELGRAIAGTMGPENPRRRKAKWLREEAAKAVGNGGQSSKELDELVELLVLLSVKEEGCW
- the LOC107643743 gene encoding UDP-glycosyltransferase 89A2 isoform X3 translates to MSKPHILVFPYPAQGHMLPLLDLTHKLALYGLTITIIITPNNLPTLEPLLTTHTTTIHTLTLPFPSHPNLPAGAENVREVGNTGNYPFINALSKLQTPIIQWFRSQINPPLALISDFFLGWTQQLADKIGIKRIAFFSSGAFLTAVSHHCWRNLLPLPPQTTEFEFPGLPGTPSFPREHLPSIFLRYKDSDPDAELVKEGFAFANPTSWASVFNTFQALEEPYLNHLRADLKPRRVLAVGPLGFNRADQSLNEKGHDTLLRWLNKWEEGAVLYVCFGSQKVLTKQQMEGLALGLERSMIPFVWVVKEGCGPVPDGFAERVSGRGLVVRSWAPQVAILGHRAVGGFLSHCGWNSVLEAVTAGVMILGWPMEADQFVNARLLVKDMGVGVTVCEGASLTPDPDELGRAIAGTMGPENPRRRKAKWLREEAAKAVGNGGQSSKELDELVELLVLLSVKEEGC
- the LOC107643743 gene encoding UDP-glycosyltransferase 89A2 isoform X1 produces the protein MSKPHILVFPYPAQGHMLPLLDLTHKLALYGLTITIIITPNNLPTLEPLLTTHTTTIHTLTLPFPSHPNLPAGAENVREVGNTGNYPFINALSKLQTPIIQWFRSQINPPLALISDFFLGWTQQLADKIGIKRIAFFSSGAFLTAVSHHCWRNLLPLPPQTTEFEFPGLPGTPSFPREHLPSIFLRYKDSDPDAELVKEGFAFANPTSWASVFNTFQALEEPYLNHLRADLKPRRVLAVGPLGFNRADQSLNEKGHDTLLRWLNKWEEGAVLYVCFGSQKVLTKQQMEGLALGLERSMIPFVWVVKEGCGPVPDGFAERVSGRGLVVRSWAPQVAILGHRAVGGFLSHCGWNSVLEAVTAGVMILGWPMEADQFVNARLLVKDMGVGVTVCEGASLTPDPDELGRAIAGTMGPENPRRRKAKWLREEAAKAVGNGGQSSKELDELVELLVLLSVKEEGCCLAEVKLEFGLSGFQDLKVDFGFLRGTI